A genomic segment from Psychrobacter arcticus 273-4 encodes:
- the pyrF gene encoding orotidine-5'-phosphate decarboxylase — protein MNNAINSPVIVALDNMTKNASLALADQLDPALCRLKVGKELYTRCGPEIVKALHQRQFEVFLDLKFHDIPNTTAQAVLAAAELGIWMVNVHASAGLEAMALAKQRLLDSDFDTLLIAVTVLTSMDNEALMQTGITDGLDAQVSRLAQLTKQAGLDGVVCSAQEAKTLKALCGQDFKLITPGIRLLDDNADDQKRICTPKQALNDGSDYLVIGRSITQAADPAAKLQLILQSL, from the coding sequence ATGAACAACGCAATCAATTCTCCTGTCATCGTTGCATTAGACAATATGACAAAGAATGCCTCTCTTGCGTTAGCTGACCAATTAGATCCGGCGTTATGCCGATTAAAAGTAGGTAAAGAGCTGTATACCCGGTGTGGTCCTGAGATAGTCAAAGCACTACATCAACGCCAATTTGAAGTTTTTTTAGACTTAAAATTTCATGATATCCCGAATACCACCGCACAAGCAGTATTGGCTGCCGCTGAGCTTGGTATATGGATGGTCAACGTCCATGCCAGTGCAGGGCTAGAAGCGATGGCATTGGCAAAGCAGCGCTTACTAGATAGTGATTTTGACACGCTACTGATTGCAGTGACTGTCTTAACGTCTATGGACAATGAAGCACTCATGCAAACTGGTATCACCGACGGCTTAGATGCACAAGTTAGCCGCTTAGCACAATTGACCAAGCAAGCAGGTCTTGATGGCGTGGTATGCTCAGCGCAAGAAGCAAAGACACTAAAGGCATTATGTGGTCAAGACTTTAAGCTAATAACCCCTGGTATTCGCTTGCTAGACGACAACGCTGATGATCAAAAGCGTATTTGCACGCCGAAACAGGCATTAAACGATGGCTCTGATTATCTGGTCATTGGGCGCTCAATTACCCAAGCAGCAGATCCTGCGGCTAAGTTGCAGTTAATACTTCAAAGCCTTTAA
- a CDS encoding IS982 family transposase: MPIDEFIINIYLMVEQYYKIVVTEPLRGAGYAPKLSDPEIICMELVGEFLNLDQDKQIWQYFTQHWQAWFPAIGSYPNFAKHCANLWQVKQRIQDNVSQLEGRDNIHFMDGFPIPVCHYGRAYRHKNYQDLAAFSYCAAKQERYYGFEGHLLVNLSGMIKGFTFAPANVDERAVAPDITDNIYGLLGADKGYISPSLTQYYDAQGVDLQTPLRANMKEDRPKPVVKRLMKARRIVETVIGQLSERFNIQRVRARDLWHLSHRLIRKILSHNLCFVLNKKLGNPPLQFELLISS; encoded by the coding sequence ATGCCCATAGACGAATTTATCATCAATATCTATTTAATGGTAGAGCAATATTACAAAATAGTCGTTACTGAACCCTTGCGAGGTGCAGGTTACGCGCCAAAGCTGAGTGATCCTGAGATCATTTGCATGGAACTGGTCGGTGAATTTTTAAACCTTGATCAAGACAAACAGATTTGGCAATATTTTACCCAGCACTGGCAAGCCTGGTTTCCAGCCATAGGCTCATATCCTAACTTCGCAAAGCATTGCGCGAATCTGTGGCAAGTCAAACAGCGGATACAAGATAACGTCAGTCAACTTGAGGGCCGTGACAACATCCATTTTATGGATGGTTTTCCGATACCCGTCTGTCATTATGGACGCGCTTATCGGCATAAAAACTATCAAGACTTAGCGGCTTTTAGCTACTGTGCGGCTAAGCAAGAGAGGTACTATGGCTTTGAAGGACATTTGCTTGTTAACTTATCGGGCATGATTAAAGGCTTTACCTTTGCTCCTGCCAATGTTGATGAAAGAGCGGTTGCGCCTGATATTACTGACAATATCTATGGTTTGCTCGGCGCTGATAAAGGGTATATCAGCCCTAGTCTCACTCAGTACTACGACGCTCAAGGAGTGGATTTACAAACGCCACTCAGAGCTAACATGAAAGAGGATAGACCCAAACCTGTGGTAAAACGGCTAATGAAAGCCCGCCGTATCGTTGAAACAGTCATTGGTCAGCTATCAGAACGATTTAATATACAAAGGGTACGAGCAAGAGATTTATGGCATTTGTCTCATCGATTGATTCGTAAAATTCTGTCACATAATCTATGCTTTGTACTCAACAAAAAACTTGGTAACCCGCCACTTCAGTTTGAATTGCTTATTTCAAGTTGA
- a CDS encoding lipopolysaccharide assembly protein LapA domain-containing protein → MRILLLVLLFLSFAYSLALVLANNTEVGVNLLFSQAPTMNLGLLLILCLILGIVIGILLALLIFRVLQNKWEISRLQKANANLQEQITQANVVIDRQANAPTVEEAVYGATAVNVQDTTMNNANPNVNVHEGASLTKQKRDY, encoded by the coding sequence ATGCGTATTTTATTATTAGTATTGCTATTTTTGAGCTTCGCTTATTCACTTGCTTTGGTATTAGCAAACAATACTGAAGTTGGCGTGAATCTGCTGTTTTCACAAGCGCCTACGATGAATTTGGGTTTGCTATTGATACTGTGCCTGATACTCGGTATCGTCATAGGTATATTATTAGCATTGCTGATTTTCCGTGTTTTGCAAAACAAGTGGGAAATATCGCGTCTACAAAAGGCGAATGCCAATTTACAAGAGCAGATAACCCAAGCTAATGTGGTGATTGATCGTCAAGCGAATGCACCCACTGTAGAAGAAGCTGTTTATGGGGCGACAGCGGTCAACGTACAGGATACGACAATGAACAATGCTAATCCCAATGTCAATGTGCATGAAGGGGCAAGTTTGACCAAACAAAAACGCGATTACTGA
- a CDS encoding integration host factor subunit beta, with the protein MQQTINKSEFISNLSTNCDTMTDTVVDDAVREILNLMTHTLANDGRVEVRGFGSFCLHHRRARMGRNPKTGESVPVPAKAIPHFKPGKALREAVNEKVAGGQ; encoded by the coding sequence ATGCAGCAAACAATTAATAAGTCTGAATTCATTAGTAATCTGAGTACGAATTGTGACACGATGACAGATACTGTTGTCGATGACGCAGTACGCGAAATATTAAATTTGATGACCCATACGCTCGCCAATGATGGTCGAGTAGAAGTACGTGGGTTTGGCAGTTTTTGTCTGCATCATCGCCGCGCTCGTATGGGTCGTAACCCTAAAACAGGTGAAAGTGTGCCAGTACCTGCCAAGGCTATTCCGCATTTTAAGCCAGGCAAAGCATTACGTGAAGCCGTCAATGAAAAAGTAGCAGGCGGACAGTAA